A window from Bdellovibrionales bacterium encodes these proteins:
- a CDS encoding DEAD/DEAH box helicase, with product MQSESSPDNSTSTPVESTPNSFEAFGLSSDLMKAMNEMGFTSATPIQEKAIPMLLGEAQDMIGLASTGTGKTAAFGIPLIEKIDASLKSTQGLVLSPTRELALQVADQLQKLGKYKGVRVVTIYGGSSYRTQMEGVKRGAHIVVATPGRLVDFLEQKVVQLTNVQTLVLDEADEMISMGFKDDLEFILKHTHNENAAASGRAACKTWLFSATMSRDIRRVADAYLENPETIEIAKSQGMSDLVKQLYYTVKDEHKNEVISRLLQMYDDFHGIIFCQTKMEVIELEAKLQQRGYAVASLHGDKQQREREITLKKFRSGEAKVLVATDVAARGLDVKDLTHVINHSLPWDVESYVHRIGRTGRNGKEGIAISLINPRQVSSLRRLQNVTKKTLEKGKIPTADEVALTRLQKFMGQLTGVPTEGRKYQLALEMFKELVQKDETGLMTLASPELLARVITALHPEILAEKDYDLDFMKGGLEQRGGGRRDDRGDRGGRTLSGGYRNDSRGGGYSRRDRDDRGGDDRPRTSGFGRRDRGGDREERSERTERRESFAPRAERGERSESRDRGGYIPRSERKDGSSYIPRGDRKERGGSDDSYPRRDRGPRFDGFDFGDGGSEGGRKEKKSFGDRKERSGGSDRPKRADHPGVKRHKSGGFKRRPASDNA from the coding sequence ATGCAATCTGAGTCTTCACCCGATAATTCTACTTCTACTCCTGTTGAATCCACGCCAAATTCTTTTGAAGCTTTTGGTCTCAGCTCTGACCTGATGAAGGCTATGAATGAGATGGGGTTCACTTCGGCGACTCCTATCCAGGAAAAGGCGATCCCGATGCTTTTGGGCGAAGCTCAAGACATGATCGGTTTGGCTTCTACGGGCACTGGTAAAACAGCGGCTTTCGGTATTCCTTTGATTGAAAAAATCGACGCGAGCTTGAAATCGACTCAAGGCCTTGTCTTGAGCCCGACTCGTGAGTTGGCTCTCCAAGTTGCGGATCAATTGCAAAAATTGGGTAAGTATAAAGGCGTTCGCGTTGTGACTATTTACGGTGGCTCTAGCTATCGCACTCAGATGGAGGGCGTGAAACGTGGCGCTCACATCGTGGTTGCAACTCCAGGTCGCCTTGTTGATTTCTTGGAACAAAAAGTTGTTCAACTCACCAACGTCCAAACTCTTGTTTTGGATGAAGCCGATGAGATGATCAGCATGGGTTTCAAAGATGACCTCGAGTTCATCTTAAAACACACGCACAACGAAAACGCAGCGGCTTCCGGCCGTGCTGCCTGCAAGACTTGGCTCTTCTCTGCAACTATGAGCCGCGATATCCGCCGTGTTGCTGATGCTTACCTTGAAAATCCTGAAACGATTGAGATCGCGAAATCCCAAGGGATGTCTGATCTCGTGAAGCAGCTTTACTACACAGTTAAGGACGAACACAAAAACGAGGTGATCAGTCGCTTGCTGCAAATGTACGACGATTTCCACGGCATCATCTTCTGCCAAACTAAAATGGAAGTGATCGAGCTTGAAGCAAAACTTCAACAACGTGGTTATGCCGTCGCTTCTTTGCACGGTGATAAACAACAACGTGAGCGTGAAATCACTCTTAAGAAATTCCGTTCTGGGGAAGCCAAAGTGTTGGTTGCGACTGACGTTGCAGCTCGTGGTTTGGACGTAAAAGATCTTACTCACGTTATCAATCACTCGTTGCCATGGGATGTGGAATCTTACGTTCACCGCATCGGTCGTACAGGCCGTAACGGTAAAGAAGGGATCGCGATCAGCTTGATCAACCCACGCCAAGTAAGCTCTCTCCGCCGTTTGCAAAACGTGACGAAGAAGACTTTGGAAAAGGGCAAGATCCCGACTGCAGACGAAGTAGCACTCACTCGCTTGCAGAAATTCATGGGTCAGTTGACGGGCGTGCCGACTGAAGGCCGCAAGTATCAATTGGCTTTGGAAATGTTTAAAGAATTAGTTCAGAAAGATGAAACGGGTTTGATGACTTTGGCTTCGCCGGAGTTATTGGCTCGTGTAATCACAGCTTTGCATCCTGAGATCTTGGCTGAAAAAGACTACGACCTCGACTTCATGAAAGGCGGCCTCGAACAACGTGGCGGCGGCCGTCGTGACGATCGCGGTGACCGTGGTGGCCGCACTTTGAGCGGTGGCTACCGTAACGATTCACGTGGTGGCGGCTATTCTCGCCGTGACCGCGATGACCGTGGTGGCGACGATCGTCCACGCACAAGCGGCTTCGGCCGTCGTGACCGTGGCGGCGATCGCGAAGAGCGCAGCGAGCGCACTGAGCGCAGAGAAAGCTTCGCTCCACGTGCTGAGCGTGGCGAACGTTCTGAGTCTCGCGATCGTGGTGGCTACATCCCGCGTTCTGAGCGCAAAGATGGGTCTTCGTACATCCCTCGCGGCGACCGCAAAGAGCGCGGTGGTTCTGATGACTCTTACCCACGTCGTGACCGTGGCCCTCGTTTTGACGGCTTCGATTTCGGCGACGGTGGTTCTGAAGGCGGCCGCAAAGAAAAGAAATCTTTCGGTGATCGCAAAGAGCGTAGCGGCGGTAGCGACCGTCCAAAGCGCGCTGACCACCCAGGCGTAAAACGCCACAAGAGTGGTGGCTTCAAACGCCGCCCTGCCAGCGACAACGCTTAG